The following are from one region of the Coriobacteriia bacterium genome:
- a CDS encoding serine/threonine-protein kinase, with protein sequence MAEFGPYHIISELGRGAMAVVWRAYDPALEREVAIKEPLPPPGSSEHVTADFQRRFIREARAVARLSHPGIVTVHAAAVFDGRPGLVMELIHGRLLSDIVAHGRAPVPWTVAHISQLLEAVGYAHTMGVVHRDLKPDNVFVTADGGVKITDFGIAHVASTEEYTAVGTVLGTPAYMSPEQVRGLPIDKRTDLFSVGVIAYVLLTGTNPFKGAADTGIATTLYRIAHEDPPTPVELDPEIPSHLSETVMKALAKSADDRYADADAMLSDWELRSFEEVEYPPSIVPTHPPQAPHPMQDPTLGPGAGLTVATVDPRASADPLSVPTAPPPAPSYPPSSEGRAEPYPAPGPALQASPEVPAPPPPPEPTIIEMAEPTMLEYPEPVEPVIEPVAPPPHVESDPTPTPVTPPRSKKGRRVALAAAIAFVLIAGGTAAGVLRKPAAEEPRPEPVAVKEEPSPIVEEAPPAEPAEKRLTKVALTIAPTTLTEGGQVTLKAKLTSGGNGLRRQWIHFYSENSKGKIGDLGRHRTDSAGWATLKGWKVNSRGTFTIHAKFAGSDTFKKSATSKRLTVKARPVNRGSSGGGSSGGSTRGSSSGGSSGGSTGGGSNPFD encoded by the coding sequence GTGGCGGAGTTCGGTCCCTATCACATCATCTCAGAGCTCGGCCGTGGCGCGATGGCGGTGGTGTGGCGCGCCTATGACCCCGCGCTCGAACGAGAGGTCGCGATCAAGGAACCGCTTCCACCGCCCGGTTCATCGGAGCACGTGACGGCGGACTTCCAACGCCGATTCATTCGCGAAGCACGAGCGGTGGCGCGGCTGAGCCACCCGGGGATCGTCACGGTGCATGCGGCTGCCGTATTTGACGGCCGACCCGGTCTTGTCATGGAGCTCATCCACGGACGGTTGCTCTCGGATATCGTCGCGCACGGGCGCGCACCAGTGCCGTGGACGGTCGCCCACATCAGCCAGCTTCTGGAGGCGGTTGGCTACGCGCACACGATGGGCGTGGTTCACCGCGACCTCAAGCCCGACAACGTATTCGTGACCGCAGACGGCGGCGTGAAGATCACCGACTTCGGCATCGCCCACGTGGCCAGCACCGAAGAGTACACGGCGGTCGGCACGGTACTCGGCACGCCGGCGTACATGTCACCCGAGCAGGTGCGGGGCCTGCCGATAGACAAGAGAACCGACCTCTTCTCGGTGGGCGTGATCGCCTACGTGCTTCTGACGGGCACCAACCCGTTCAAGGGCGCGGCAGACACAGGCATCGCCACGACGCTCTACCGTATCGCGCACGAAGACCCGCCGACACCGGTCGAACTCGATCCGGAGATTCCCTCCCATTTGTCCGAAACGGTCATGAAGGCCCTGGCGAAGAGCGCCGACGACCGTTACGCCGATGCCGATGCCATGCTCTCGGACTGGGAACTGCGAAGCTTCGAAGAGGTGGAGTACCCGCCTTCCATCGTACCGACTCACCCGCCACAGGCACCTCATCCCATGCAGGATCCGACCCTCGGACCCGGGGCAGGGTTGACCGTCGCGACAGTGGATCCTCGTGCGTCAGCTGATCCTCTGTCGGTTCCCACCGCCCCCCCACCCGCACCTTCGTATCCCCCATCATCCGAGGGAAGAGCCGAACCGTACCCAGCGCCCGGGCCGGCCCTGCAGGCCTCGCCCGAAGTGCCGGCACCGCCACCGCCACCCGAGCCGACCATCATCGAGATGGCCGAGCCGACCATGCTCGAGTACCCAGAGCCCGTCGAACCAGTCATCGAGCCGGTCGCGCCTCCCCCGCACGTCGAATCAGACCCGACGCCGACGCCCGTCACGCCACCTCGATCCAAGAAGGGTCGTCGGGTTGCCCTCGCAGCGGCAATCGCATTCGTCCTCATCGCGGGAGGCACCGCCGCAGGAGTACTGCGCAAGCCTGCAGCGGAAGAGCCCCGGCCGGAGCCTGTGGCAGTGAAAGAAGAACCGTCCCCGATCGTCGAAGAGGCGCCTCCCGCGGAGCCCGCGGAGAAGCGCCTGACAAAAGTGGCGCTTACCATAGCGCCAACCACCCTCACCGAGGGCGGCCAAGTCACGCTGAAAGCGAAACTGACCTCAGGCGGCAACGGCTTGCGCCGCCAGTGGATTCACTTCTACTCCGAAAACTCCAAGGGAAAGATTGGCGATCTCGGTCGGCACCGCACGGACTCTGCCGGGTGGGCGACTCTCAAGGGATGGAAGGTGAACAGTCGGGGGACGTTCACTATTCATGCGAAGTTCGCTGGCAGCGACACGTTCAAGAAGAGCGCCACGAGTAAACGGCTCACGGTCAAGGCCAGGCCGGTCAACAGGGGCAGTAGTGGCGGGGGCTCAAGCGGGGGCAGCACCCGCGGAAGCTCGAGCGGGGGCTCAAGCGGGGGCAGCACCGGCGGGGGCAGCAATCCTTTCGACTAG
- a CDS encoding NHL repeat-containing protein: MQRFAHYRLAMATLLLSMGAAIWVYGSTTPADAATGTGTRVSAVPATWTDVTNWTAGWSEPWGVALTPAGGFVVSDKGTDRVTVVRSDGSSFALRSAFRDPTGVAVDRSGRIYVADSGNGIIRVFSSSGAFLRRIGSPGTSRGKLRSPGGVAVGKDYSVYVADTGNNRVQRFSSTGHYLSLIGGGAGSGAHQFRQPRSVAVDSRGRVVVADTGNRRVQRFSSVSNRSSVRTLATIGYTAGPLVGPYGVACDVTGNVYVTDRSGARLQKYSALGTLVESWDGRPAGDTALAGPVGVAVNATGERVVVADPSQGKVRTGSMPLFESDDDVSGARKVTSWPASGEFGGPQDPCDVFTFTVPANAEFTIRSSAGQIAILREGASSVAVDLSDPYAYGWKFAASSRTRTVVASVRAFGGAQGAYTLQRDIKAKTKAGLSSPTSRSGVVAYGKSVSIAGYAKSLAPGVAAPPEVELLFNTGAKGSTALPSVRVPVSGGRFAYNFRPKQNTWVRVRVPDSDGYVAFGPSPRVDFSKDAPVLRVRPRITLTSGASKSRYNPPVVRKGQTITFKGTIQPAHSVGDIAVTFRTALSTAPTQRTPVPGRVVSVGANDTGYWEAKRVFGKPGLYLIQLDHQLSDCGLHAVTTVGPYYVRVK, translated from the coding sequence ATGCAGCGGTTCGCACACTATCGGTTGGCGATGGCGACCCTGCTGCTGTCCATGGGTGCCGCAATCTGGGTGTACGGATCGACGACCCCTGCTGATGCGGCGACCGGGACTGGTACGCGCGTATCCGCGGTTCCGGCTACTTGGACAGACGTCACGAACTGGACCGCCGGTTGGTCGGAGCCATGGGGCGTCGCGCTGACGCCCGCAGGAGGCTTTGTCGTCTCCGACAAGGGCACAGATAGAGTCACAGTTGTCCGCTCCGACGGGTCCTCATTCGCGCTCCGCAGTGCGTTCCGTGACCCCACCGGGGTCGCAGTAGACCGCTCTGGGCGCATCTACGTTGCCGACAGCGGCAACGGCATCATCCGCGTGTTCAGCTCAAGCGGGGCGTTCCTGAGAAGAATCGGTTCGCCGGGAACCAGCAGAGGGAAGCTCCGCTCCCCAGGTGGAGTCGCCGTTGGCAAGGACTACTCCGTGTACGTGGCTGACACCGGCAATAATCGGGTGCAGCGATTCAGCTCGACGGGGCACTACCTGAGCCTGATAGGAGGTGGTGCTGGCAGTGGGGCGCACCAGTTCCGGCAGCCGCGCAGCGTAGCGGTTGACTCCCGTGGGCGTGTAGTGGTCGCCGACACCGGCAACCGACGCGTTCAGCGCTTCTCGTCAGTGTCAAACCGCTCCTCGGTGAGGACTCTTGCCACCATCGGTTATACGGCCGGACCACTGGTCGGTCCGTACGGCGTTGCATGTGATGTGACCGGCAACGTTTACGTCACCGATCGATCAGGGGCGCGACTTCAGAAGTACAGCGCACTCGGCACGCTCGTCGAGTCATGGGACGGGCGTCCTGCCGGGGATACGGCGCTGGCGGGCCCTGTCGGGGTCGCGGTCAATGCGACTGGCGAGAGGGTGGTTGTTGCAGATCCCTCACAGGGTAAGGTCCGCACGGGTTCGATGCCGCTGTTCGAGTCCGACGACGACGTGAGCGGCGCGCGCAAGGTCACGAGCTGGCCCGCTTCGGGGGAGTTCGGGGGTCCCCAGGATCCGTGCGACGTCTTCACTTTCACCGTTCCGGCCAATGCGGAGTTCACCATTCGCTCATCGGCGGGGCAGATCGCGATACTGCGCGAGGGAGCGTCATCGGTGGCGGTCGATTTGAGTGACCCCTACGCGTACGGCTGGAAGTTTGCTGCGTCGTCTCGGACTCGCACGGTGGTGGCGTCAGTCCGTGCCTTTGGCGGGGCGCAGGGCGCCTACACGCTTCAGCGCGACATCAAGGCCAAGACGAAAGCGGGATTGAGCTCGCCGACAAGTCGGAGCGGCGTCGTCGCATATGGGAAATCCGTGTCTATCGCCGGCTACGCGAAGTCACTGGCTCCAGGCGTCGCAGCTCCCCCTGAGGTGGAGTTGCTCTTCAATACGGGTGCCAAGGGTTCTACGGCCCTGCCGAGCGTCCGAGTACCAGTCAGCGGCGGTCGATTCGCTTACAACTTCCGGCCCAAGCAGAACACGTGGGTGCGAGTCCGAGTGCCCGACTCCGATGGTTACGTCGCCTTCGGGCCCAGTCCGCGCGTCGACTTCTCGAAGGACGCTCCTGTGCTTCGCGTCAGGCCCCGGATCACACTCACCAGCGGCGCCAGCAAGAGCCGGTACAATCCGCCCGTCGTACGGAAGGGTCAGACGATCACGTTCAAGGGGACGATCCAGCCCGCTCACAGCGTGGGCGACATCGCCGTTACGTTTCGCACGGCGCTCTCGACCGCTCCCACCCAGCGCACTCCGGTACCTGGCAGAGTCGTCAGTGTCGGCGCGAACGACACGGGGTACTGGGAAGCGAAACGGGTCTTTGGCAAGCCGGGCCTCTACCTCATTCAGCTCGATCACCAGCTGAGCGACTGTGGCCTACATGCGGTCACGACCGTCGGACCGTACTACGTGCGAGTGAAGTAG